From the genome of candidate division WOR-3 bacterium:
AAAATGGCTCTATCGCTTTATTAAATGCATTATAAACGCCTTTCAAAGGACAGGCAAATATTTCCACACCTATGGCGGATTCGAATGCGCATTTTTAAGGATTTTTTCAAGCCGCAGCTTCTTAAACTTTTCTTCACTACCTGAGGACTATATCTATCTATCCTGCAATTTTGCACTCTCACATTCTTAGATATCTCAAGAGTGCAATTTACCTGAGTCTTCTCCAATTTTGTCAAATCATTTTTATGCGCTAAATTATTAGCGGTAGCCGCACCCTTCAGGGTGCGAAATACCCTGGGATTTAAAAACATTTATCCGCAGGCTAAAGCCTGCGCCTACCATTTTACCGGTTTCCACCCGACTAACTTTTTATTTATGCGATGCGAAAGCCTTGCCCTACGAAAGGGCATCAATCAAAACCTTGTCCGACACTGAAATTATTGGATGCCCTTGCCAATTTTACCCATAGTTTTTATTGTCACTAAATAAAACATTTTATAAAAATGTGGAGAGGATTCAGACAATTTACTCCTTGATTTTTTTTAAAAACAACGATTAATCTATTTATTTCCATAAGGCCTCCCTATATTAAGTTTTATTAACTCTTTAATATCAGCCGGGAGGCCTATTATTTCAGGTATTTTTTCAAGTTCTTTCTTACAGTGATAACAAGGTCCCTTTACGTTTGCAGTTGGTTCTTGACTTTTTTAGGGGACTATATATAATTTTTATGGCGATGAAAAAGGAGGTTTTTTATGAACAAAATCCTAAGCATTTGTCTCCTGTTCCTTGTTCTGATAGGATGTGGTTCTAAATGGGCGAAGCAGGAAACAATGAATGCGTTAAATGAGGCTCGTCGGGCGCTACAAGCGGCAGAAGCAAAATTTTCAGACCTCGAAAGCGAAAAGGCAAAATTACTTTCTTACAAAGCGGAATTGGAACAAGAGTTAGCCAATCTTTCGGCTGAAGTGAATGCACTTGAGAATAAAATCAATCAGCGCTGCAAAAAGTAGGAGGCCGAAATGAAAAGATTTAAAATATTGCTTATTGGCGGATTATTAATCGCCGTTAATATTGTTTTTGGTCAGGATAAATTAACTGAAGCCCAAGCACAGACAGAATTACAAAAGGTTAAACAACAACTCCAGGAGATTGAGACGCAAATTGCAACCTTGGAGTCAGAGATCGCCAATCTTAAATTAGAAATCAATACTCTGGAAACAAAGAAAACCGAACTTCAGGATAAGCTTGCGGAACTTAAAGATACTTGGAAAAAATGTCAGTACGGAAGGTACAAAGTTGTTGAAGGTGATTGGCTTTCTAAAATTGCGAGCATGCGAAATGTCTATGCGGATGGAAAGAAATGGCCTCTGATTTATGAAGCCAACAAAGATAAAATCAAAAACCCCAACCTGATCTATCCGGGGTGGATTTTGTTA
Proteins encoded in this window:
- a CDS encoding LysM peptidoglycan-binding domain-containing protein, producing the protein MKRFKILLIGGLLIAVNIVFGQDKLTEAQAQTELQKVKQQLQEIETQIATLESEIANLKLEINTLETKKTELQDKLAELKDTWKKCQYGRYKVVEGDWLSKIASMRNVYADGKKWPLIYEANKDKIKNPNLIYPGWILLIPTLDSYTVLPGDCLWLIASYLSIYSDAKRWPEIYEANKDKIKDKDLIYPKQVLTIPHE